One stretch of Syntrophus gentianae DNA includes these proteins:
- a CDS encoding bifunctional acetate--CoA ligase family protein/GNAT family N-acetyltransferase, whose protein sequence is MGRIQTMFDPTTIALIGASEKPGAVGRTILEKLLNSEKRRIYPVNPAREFLLGLKCYPDISAVPEHVDLAVIATPAPLVPQVTEECGRAGVDGVVIVSAGFRETGKEGRRFEQEIDRIGKEYGMRILGPNSVGFVRPPIDLRATFLKNIPPPGHIAFISQSAALGSAILDWAADAGIGFSLFASLGDMTDIDFADMIDYLEEYDEDTKSILVYMESVGNARKFMSAARGFARRKPIIILKPGKYIERAKAVESRFESMAGENDVYGAAFRRAGVLRVKEIAELFDAAAVLVSRKFARGPRVAVIGSAGPCAVTMDALIKRGGEPANLSQESMDRLNAVMPPYWNKANPVYLHGGATVEQYAKALEICIQDAAVDGVLANYVPLINAPSDQVALAIVEVAEKTRKPIIAAWMGGKVVQEGKRIFAQNGILAYDTPEEAARSYMNMFNYRRYLNRLYETPAALPEQEAPPKERLRTILQMALAEGRTLLNQWEAKEFLAAYGIPTTMPQIARSPEEAAVIADKLGYPVVLKIVSPDISRKSDVEGVILGIDSREELPGAYEKLIRRGKKWAPAATLSGVAVERMMTRIDFEILLGAKKDKDFGSFLFFGVGGTMAGAIRDYSVGLPPLNKTLATMLVQDTKVYKILRGSRDMTEADFARLEEILVNFSNLIVDFPELAEIEVNPLAISPDDMAVLDARILIEREPIPGGPSSYPHLAISPYPTKYVTSWRTRSGAEVVLRPIRPEDEPAKYEMLLSSSPESLRTRFFYTVKDIPHKFLIHFVNVDYDRHMSLIAETQEEEKKRMIGAASLVMNAEMTSGELAVFVHDSYQGKGLGTRLLKVLIDIAREKSLPEVHAEVLSENAAMLGIFRRFGFAIRRVPGGSSECRLKLS, encoded by the coding sequence ATGGGTCGCATACAGACGATGTTCGATCCCACAACGATTGCCCTGATCGGTGCATCGGAAAAACCGGGCGCCGTTGGACGAACGATCCTGGAAAAACTCCTGAATTCAGAAAAGAGGCGAATCTATCCGGTAAATCCAGCCAGGGAGTTCCTGCTGGGACTCAAATGCTATCCCGATATTTCTGCTGTTCCCGAACACGTGGACCTGGCGGTTATTGCCACACCCGCCCCCTTAGTGCCTCAGGTGACGGAGGAATGCGGACGGGCCGGTGTGGACGGTGTGGTCATCGTTTCAGCAGGGTTCAGAGAGACCGGGAAAGAAGGCAGAAGATTCGAACAGGAAATCGACCGGATCGGCAAAGAGTACGGGATGCGAATCCTGGGTCCGAACAGCGTCGGTTTTGTTCGACCTCCCATCGACTTAAGGGCCACATTCCTAAAAAACATCCCCCCCCCGGGCCATATCGCATTCATTTCGCAGAGTGCAGCTCTCGGAAGCGCCATCCTTGACTGGGCGGCCGATGCGGGAATCGGCTTCAGTTTGTTTGCTTCCCTTGGCGACATGACGGATATCGACTTTGCTGACATGATTGACTATCTGGAAGAATATGACGAGGACACAAAGAGCATTCTCGTTTATATGGAGAGCGTTGGAAATGCGAGAAAATTCATGAGTGCGGCGCGGGGGTTCGCCCGCCGCAAGCCCATCATCATCTTGAAACCCGGGAAATATATTGAAAGGGCAAAGGCCGTCGAATCCCGTTTCGAATCTATGGCCGGTGAAAACGACGTATACGGCGCTGCTTTTCGACGGGCTGGCGTTTTGAGAGTCAAGGAAATAGCGGAACTCTTTGATGCCGCTGCAGTGCTCGTTTCCCGGAAGTTTGCCAGGGGTCCGAGGGTGGCCGTTATCGGTTCAGCCGGGCCTTGCGCCGTCACCATGGATGCCCTGATCAAAAGGGGAGGGGAACCGGCCAATCTTTCGCAGGAAAGCATGGATCGCCTCAATGCCGTAATGCCACCTTACTGGAACAAGGCGAATCCTGTTTATCTCCATGGAGGCGCGACCGTCGAACAATATGCAAAAGCACTTGAGATCTGCATTCAGGATGCGGCGGTGGATGGCGTTTTGGCGAATTATGTGCCCCTCATCAATGCTCCTTCCGATCAGGTTGCGCTGGCGATCGTGGAGGTTGCCGAAAAAACCAGAAAGCCAATCATCGCCGCCTGGATGGGCGGAAAGGTCGTTCAGGAGGGAAAACGTATTTTCGCACAGAACGGAATCCTGGCTTATGACACGCCGGAAGAGGCAGCCCGAAGCTATATGAATATGTTCAATTACAGGCGCTACCTCAATCGGCTCTATGAAACCCCTGCTGCGTTGCCTGAGCAGGAAGCGCCTCCGAAGGAACGCCTGAGAACGATCCTCCAGATGGCCCTTGCCGAGGGTCGGACGTTGCTCAATCAATGGGAAGCAAAAGAATTTCTTGCAGCTTATGGGATTCCGACCACAATGCCCCAGATCGCCCGGAGTCCTGAAGAGGCGGCTGTCATTGCCGACAAGCTGGGATATCCCGTCGTTCTCAAGATTGTTTCACCGGATATCTCCCGCAAAAGCGATGTGGAGGGGGTCATCCTGGGGATCGATTCAAGGGAAGAATTGCCTGGGGCCTATGAGAAGCTGATCCGGAGGGGAAAGAAATGGGCCCCGGCGGCAACACTCAGCGGCGTGGCCGTAGAAAGGATGATGACGCGGATCGATTTCGAAATCCTGCTGGGAGCAAAGAAAGATAAAGATTTCGGTTCCTTTCTCTTCTTTGGGGTCGGCGGGACCATGGCCGGCGCCATCAGAGATTATTCCGTCGGACTTCCTCCCCTGAACAAGACCCTGGCAACCATGCTGGTGCAGGACACGAAAGTCTACAAAATCCTCCGTGGTTCCCGGGATATGACGGAAGCGGATTTTGCGAGGCTGGAGGAGATTCTGGTTAATTTTTCCAATCTCATCGTGGACTTTCCCGAATTGGCTGAAATTGAAGTCAATCCCCTCGCGATATCCCCTGACGATATGGCCGTCCTGGACGCAAGAATCCTTATTGAAAGAGAACCCATCCCGGGAGGTCCTTCATCCTATCCCCATCTTGCCATCAGTCCTTATCCCACGAAGTATGTGACCTCCTGGCGGACGCGCTCCGGGGCCGAAGTAGTCCTGAGGCCCATTCGACCTGAAGACGAACCCGCCAAATATGAGATGCTCCTTTCCTCTTCCCCGGAATCCTTGAGAACCCGTTTCTTCTATACCGTGAAAGACATCCCCCACAAATTTCTCATCCACTTCGTCAATGTCGACTACGACCGCCATATGTCGCTTATTGCCGAAACACAGGAAGAGGAGAAGAAAAGGATGATCGGGGCGGCAAGCCTGGTCATGAATGCAGAAATGACATCCGGGGAACTGGCGGTTTTTGTACACGACAGTTACCAGGGGAAAGGGCTTGGAACCAGGCTCTTAAAGGTTCTGATCGACATCGCCCGTGAAAAGTCGCTTCCGGAAGTGCATGCCGAGGTTCTTTCGGAGAATGCGGCGATGCTGGGAATTTTCAGAAGGTTTGGATTTGCAATCCGTCGCGTTCCCGGAGGCTCAAGCGAATGCCGGCTGAAATTGTCCTGA
- a CDS encoding VPLPA-CTERM sorting domain-containing protein produces MKKGWISFFSVLFVSVLMGLSARQACAYTTTITHDLNSNSDQLVSTYSGITYDFDSNTPVFSGDGAVVQGTTGSYAAPYAVSNADSSKYLTVPYSNSTGSVTISLGGLYSYLGIWWGSVDKYNTLSLYKGSDLVATISGSTIISSNWGNQSSSESNIYLNVADITGGFDSIKMTSDGRAFEVDNITVGNPVPIPAAVWLLGPGLVGLVGVRRRMA; encoded by the coding sequence ATGAAGAAGGGTTGGATCAGTTTTTTTTCCGTTTTGTTTGTATCCGTTCTGATGGGATTATCCGCAAGGCAGGCATGCGCCTACACTACCACCATCACGCACGATCTCAACAGTAACAGTGACCAGCTTGTTTCGACATACAGTGGAATCACGTACGATTTCGATTCCAATACACCTGTTTTTTCAGGTGATGGGGCTGTGGTGCAGGGAACGACCGGTTCTTACGCCGCTCCGTATGCTGTATCCAATGCAGACAGCTCAAAATATTTAACGGTTCCCTATTCAAATTCTACCGGTTCCGTGACAATCAGCCTGGGCGGTTTATACAGCTATCTTGGAATCTGGTGGGGATCTGTTGATAAATACAATACCCTTTCCCTTTACAAGGGCTCTGATCTGGTGGCAACAATTTCGGGATCAACGATCATCAGTTCCAATTGGGGTAACCAATCAAGCTCCGAATCAAATATTTATTTGAATGTCGCTGACATAACGGGTGGTTTCGACAGCATTAAGATGACCAGTGATGGGAGGGCGTTTGAGGTGGATAACATCACGGTTGGTAACCCTGTGCCAATTCCTGCCGCTGTATGGCTGTTAGGTCCCGGGCTTGTCGGATTAGTTGGCGTGCGCAGGCGCATGGCATAG
- a CDS encoding PAS domain S-box protein, whose translation MNYGKMTKSQLIEKIEELSRRNLELESCKVISNPQEPDKGLSPGSLFAMESDAKELELAEIVDIPAIQSIMSSFHELAPTTWALVDLKGNVLISVGWQDICVKYHRVHPETCRFCNESDVRLSTGVAFGEYKLYKCMNNLWDVATPIIVGGRHIGNLFSGQFIFEDERVDYDFFRFQARRYGFPEEEYIAALDSLPRLSRPYLDKILTFFMRLAQVISQLSYSNIRLTCSLEEKQALMTSLRANEEKYRDIFDNALGGIYRTTPEGRFLDANPALAHIFGYNSPEELMNLVSHVGKQLHVDPEGRKRFVAFMEEQDYAHHEAQIRRKDGDTCWVRFSGRAVRDTEGNTLHYEGFCEDITERKRAEEELSRYRNQLEELVKERTFQLEENNRLLISEIAERKRIEEALRISEDNYRTIFENTGNATLIFEEDTTISLVNTEFVNLFKYSREETEGRKSWTELVPKEDLDWMMDNHRWRKIDPESVPNKYELKVVDRKGSIHDVYLTVAMIPDTGKRVASIMDVTPLKKTEKALAQNEALYRNLYENAPFGMFQAAFDSGRLLGANAAYANMLGYQSPEELMSSIAEIASLHVDPKDQSTVLATLKQQDWFYGEYPRFRKDGSIMFGKVAIRRVLKPNGTIDVLEGIVEDVTEQRRAEEELKKYVEEIRDLYENAPCGYHSFAEDGTILRMNDTELSWLGYSRDEVIGKMKISDLLTSEAYKVLQNDRNILKKRGWLRDIESTWIRKDGSFFDVLVNVTAVYDEKGKYLANRCSAFDNTERKGMEDALVANEALYRNLFENASIGMFQSTLEGKFLRINKTYATMLGYDSPEEVLSTITDTSTQIHADSRNRDELLAALEDHGWFYTEQPYLRKDGSIMIGQLAVRKVDKQGGATPYLEGIVEDITERKRAEEALIKRERELRIQAKNLMEVNTTLKVLLNTMEKDQEEFKERFLTNIKDQVLPHLDRLKKRPLPDVEKSLVKMAENSLDEIASPFVQKLNSNYLKLTKKELQIATLIKEGKTSKEIAELLNSKKRVIEFHRENIREKLGLKNKKENLAILLRSFS comes from the coding sequence ATGAATTACGGGAAAATGACGAAATCGCAACTCATAGAGAAGATAGAAGAATTGTCCAGGAGAAATTTGGAACTGGAATCCTGCAAAGTAATTTCCAATCCTCAGGAACCAGATAAAGGCCTCTCCCCTGGAAGTCTCTTTGCCATGGAGAGCGACGCAAAAGAACTGGAGTTGGCAGAGATCGTCGATATCCCGGCGATTCAGTCCATAATGAGCAGCTTCCACGAACTTGCCCCAACGACCTGGGCCCTGGTCGATCTCAAGGGAAACGTTCTGATCAGCGTGGGTTGGCAGGACATCTGCGTCAAATATCATCGCGTTCATCCTGAAACCTGCAGATTCTGCAACGAAAGCGATGTCCGACTGTCGACCGGGGTTGCATTCGGAGAGTATAAACTCTACAAATGCATGAACAACCTTTGGGACGTGGCCACCCCCATCATTGTGGGCGGCAGGCATATCGGCAACCTCTTTTCCGGCCAGTTCATCTTTGAGGACGAACGGGTCGACTATGACTTCTTTCGATTCCAGGCCAGGCGATATGGCTTTCCGGAAGAGGAATACATCGCCGCGCTGGATTCCTTGCCAAGACTGAGCAGACCGTACCTGGATAAGATCCTGACTTTTTTCATGAGACTTGCCCAGGTAATATCCCAGCTCAGCTACAGCAATATCCGCCTGACCTGCTCGCTGGAGGAGAAACAGGCCTTAATGACCTCACTCCGAGCGAATGAGGAAAAATACCGGGATATTTTTGACAACGCCCTGGGAGGAATTTACCGAACCACACCTGAGGGTCGATTTCTTGATGCCAACCCCGCTCTGGCTCATATCTTCGGTTATAACTCGCCGGAGGAATTGATGAATCTGGTGAGCCACGTGGGAAAACAGCTTCACGTCGATCCGGAAGGACGTAAACGATTTGTTGCCTTTATGGAAGAACAGGACTACGCCCACCATGAAGCGCAAATACGCAGAAAAGATGGAGACACCTGCTGGGTGCGTTTCAGTGGTCGCGCCGTTCGTGACACCGAGGGAAACACGCTTCATTACGAAGGCTTTTGTGAAGATATCACCGAACGTAAACGGGCCGAGGAGGAACTGAGTCGGTACAGAAACCAACTGGAAGAACTGGTCAAGGAACGGACCTTCCAGCTTGAAGAAAATAATCGCCTGCTGATTTCGGAAATTGCGGAACGTAAACGGATCGAGGAGGCCCTGCGAATATCGGAGGACAACTACCGTACGATTTTTGAAAATACCGGAAACGCCACCTTGATTTTCGAAGAGGACACCACAATCTCTCTCGTGAACACCGAATTCGTAAACTTGTTCAAGTATTCAAGAGAAGAAACAGAGGGCAGGAAGAGCTGGACGGAATTAGTCCCCAAAGAGGATCTGGACTGGATGATGGATAACCACCGCTGGAGAAAGATCGATCCTGAATCCGTCCCAAATAAATACGAATTGAAGGTGGTGGATCGCAAGGGTTCGATACACGATGTTTACTTAACGGTTGCCATGATACCGGACACGGGGAAAAGGGTCGCATCGATCATGGATGTTACGCCTCTCAAGAAGACAGAGAAAGCCCTTGCCCAAAACGAAGCACTCTACCGAAACCTTTATGAGAACGCTCCCTTCGGCATGTTTCAGGCCGCCTTTGATTCAGGAAGACTCCTGGGCGCCAACGCCGCCTACGCCAACATGCTAGGCTACCAATCACCGGAAGAGTTGATGTCAAGTATCGCAGAAATCGCCTCACTCCATGTCGACCCCAAAGACCAATCCACCGTTCTGGCCACCCTGAAGCAGCAGGACTGGTTTTATGGCGAGTACCCCCGTTTCCGCAAGGATGGCAGCATCATGTTTGGGAAAGTGGCCATTCGCAGGGTACTCAAACCGAATGGAACCATTGATGTTTTAGAAGGAATTGTGGAAGATGTCACCGAACAGAGGCGGGCTGAAGAAGAATTGAAAAAATATGTCGAAGAGATTCGAGATCTTTACGAGAATGCCCCTTGCGGCTACCATTCTTTCGCTGAGGACGGAACCATTCTCCGGATGAATGATACGGAACTGTCCTGGCTGGGCTATTCGCGCGATGAGGTCATCGGGAAAATGAAGATTTCGGATCTTCTGACGTCTGAAGCGTACAAGGTTCTTCAGAATGACCGCAATATCCTGAAAAAGCGGGGATGGCTGCGGGATATCGAATCCACCTGGATTCGGAAGGATGGATCTTTCTTTGATGTCCTGGTAAATGTGACCGCCGTGTATGACGAAAAGGGAAAATATCTTGCGAACCGATGCTCCGCCTTTGACAATACCGAACGGAAAGGAATGGAAGACGCCCTTGTGGCAAACGAGGCCCTGTACCGGAACCTCTTTGAAAATGCTTCCATCGGCATGTTCCAATCGACTCTGGAAGGGAAATTTCTCCGCATAAATAAAACGTACGCAACGATGCTCGGTTACGATTCTCCCGAAGAGGTCCTTTCAACCATTACCGACACCTCAACCCAGATTCACGCAGATTCAAGAAACCGTGACGAACTTCTTGCCGCTTTAGAGGATCATGGCTGGTTTTATACCGAGCAGCCATACCTCCGCAAGGATGGCAGCATCATGATCGGGCAACTGGCGGTCCGGAAGGTCGACAAGCAGGGCGGCGCCACGCCTTATCTGGAAGGGATTGTGGAAGACATCACCGAACGTAAGCGGGCCGAGGAAGCTCTGATAAAAAGAGAGAGGGAATTACGGATTCAGGCTAAGAATCTCATGGAGGTCAATACGACGCTGAAGGTTCTGCTGAACACCATGGAAAAGGACCAGGAAGAGTTCAAGGAACGTTTTCTAACCAACATCAAGGATCAGGTCCTCCCCCACCTGGACAGGCTGAAAAAGAGGCCGCTGCCGGATGTCGAAAAGAGCCTGGTCAAGATGGCAGAAAATTCCCTCGATGAAATTGCCTCACCCTTTGTACAGAAATTGAATTCAAACTACTTGAAGCTGACGAAAAAGGAGCTCCAGATTGCCACTCTGATCAAAGAGGGAAAAACATCAAAGGAAATCGCGGAACTTTTAAATTCAAAAAAGCGCGTCATTGAATTTCATCGGGAGAACATCAGAGAGAAACTGGGATTGAAGAATAAAAAAGAAAATCTGGCCATTCTTCTCCGTTCGTTCTCATGA